The Methanobrevibacter sp. TMH8 genomic interval TTATTTTCAAAAACAATTGTATCAATAAGTTGATTGTTAGCTATATCTCCTTTTATAAATTTATAATTAGGATTTTTTTCTGTATCTTTTAGATTTTCTAAGTTTCCACAATATGTAAGTGAATCTAAATTGATAATACAATAATCAGGATATTTTTCTAACATATAATGAATAAAATTACTTCCAATAAACCCTGCTCCACCAGTAACCAATATTTTCATCTTTAAACCTCTCTAAAAAATACCTTAAAAATCAGTTGGTGTTTCACTTAAAGATTTCCATTTCATATCTTTTTCAGATAATATCATTTCATTTTCATTTAATGGCCATTTAATACCAATTTCTGGATCATTCCATATTATTCCTCCTTCATCAGGACCATTATAGAAATCTGTACATTTATAGGTAAACTCAGCTTCATCACTCAACACAAGAAAACCATGGGCAAATCCAGGAGGAATGTAAAACTGTTTTTTATTTTTTTCTGAAAGAATTACACTTATATATTCCCCATAAGTAGTGGAATCCTTTCTTAAATCAACAGCTACATCAAAAACTTCCCCTTTAATTACTCTCACAAGTTTTCCTTGAGGTTGAGTATATTGGAAGTGAAGTCCTCTTAAAACACCTTTAGTGGATTTTGATTGATTATCTTGAACAAAATTCACATTTAGTCCATTTTCCTCAAATTCCTTTTTATGATATGTTTCCAAGAAGTATCCTCTTTCATCCCCAAAAATTGTTGGCTCTATAATGAAAATTCCTTCAATGGATGTTTTGATAAAGTTAAATTTTTTCAATTCAATTCCTCATAATTTTAATATTAATTATTTATTACTTATAATTACTTATAATTAATTAAATTGCTTAAATTATTTAAATTAATTAAATTAATTATATTGATTAAATTATTTAAATTATTTAAAAAAATATTCAATTAAAATACTGATTAAAATACAATATTTAATTTTTCGCCACAATTAACACATTTATTATCTTTAATTTTTCTTTTATTAATAGTATTATAATTATTTCTTTCAATAAGTAGTTCATTACAATTAGGACAATAGGTACTTTGGTCTGATGGGACATTTCCTAAATAAACATATTTTAGTCCTGATTCAATAGCTATTTCTTTTGCTCTCATTAGTTTATTTATTTCTGTAGGTGGAACATCTTCCATTTTATAATGTGGAAAAAATCTTGAAAAATGAATTGGGACTTTTTTTCCTAATTCATTAGCTATAAACTCTGTTAAACTAGTTATTAACTCATTTGAATCATTAAAATCACTGATTAAAAGATTTGTAATTTCAAGATGTTTTTTATTTTTATAAATAACTTTTAAATTATCTAATATAGGGTCAAGAGTGGCCTGACAAATATCTTTATAAAATTCATTGTTCATTGATTTCAAATCAATATTAAAGGCATCAATTTTTGGAATAAGGAGTTCAAGAGCTTTTTCACTCATATAACCATTACTGACATAGATATTTTTAAGGCCTTTTTTATGAGATAATAAAGCTGTTTCAAGTGTGTACTCTAAGTACATAGTAGGTTCATTATAGGTCCAAGAAATCGATTGACAATTATTACTAATAGCATTTTCCACAGCTTTTTCTGGAAAGATTTCAATAGCTTTTCTATTCTTCACTAAATTTTGAGAGATGATATAGTTCTGACAATTCAAACATCTCATATTACAACCAAAACCACCAAGTGAGTAACTTAAAGATCCTGGAAGAAAGTGATACAATGGTTTTTTTTCAATTGGATCTATACCTTGAGAAGAAATTGATGCAAAATTACAACTATAAAGAGTTCCATGTCTATTTTTACGTGTTAAACAAAATCCATATTTATTATCAGCTATTTTACACCTATGATTACAAACATTGCATTGAACGTTTTTTGATGATTCCTCTTTTATGAATTCATCTATATTTTTTATATTTCTATCTATATTTTTATCTATTTTATCATATAGAATCGACTCAACTATCATTATTTTACCTCTATTAATATATAATTAGATAATAGAATAATCAAATAATATAATCAAATAACCCAGCTAGATAATAATCAGGACCAAATAATCAAATAACCAATGATTAATATAAGAATATAATAATATGATATTATATGATTTATAATAATATAATAATGTAACCAAATTATTTAATCAATCATTAGACAAGTGTTCATATCCTTTTGGAGATAATTTTTCTATTTTTTCATTAGAATATTCGATTTCAACTCTATTAGAATTATTAATTTCACCAATTATAATATAATCACTGCCAAAATTATTATAAATGTTAGAATATTCCTTATTATTATTGTTAAAAGTAAATAAAACCTCAAAATCTTCTCCAACGTGGAATATAAGGTCTAATATATCTTTATTTAAAAACTTAGATATCTTATAAATTTCTTTAAAAATCGGTTCATTGGCTATTTTATCTTCATAAATTCTTAATCCTAAATTACTATCTTTATTATTACGTTTATCAGCATCAAAAAGTTCATATAATTCACTAGCTAATCCATCAGTAATATCAGTAGCTGAAGAAGCAAATTTATTGAGAATAATTCCTTCATTCAATCTAGCTTTTGGTTTTAAAACTTTTTCAATAGCTAAATCAATAATAGCTTGAGAAATTTCTTTATTTTTTAGTCCATTTTTTATTATTTTGATATTTTCTTCTTTTAATATTTCAAATCCTAATGCAGCTAATCCCAATTCTCCAGTGATCCCTATTAAGTCCCCTTTTTTGAAACCATATTTTTTCAAAGTATTTTGTTTTTTTGTTTTTCCTAATGCAGTTCCTGAGATTATGATTTGATCAGCCTGATTTGTATCTCCACCAATAAGAGGAATTTTGTAATAATAACATGCATTTAAAATTCCATCAATTATTTCATCAAAATAGCTAAGTTTAAGATTTTTTGGAATAGCTAAATTAATTAAAATCCCAGTTGGTTTTGCTCCCATAGCTGCCAAATCACTGACATTTACTGTTACAGCTTTCCATCCCATTTGGAAATAAGACATTTGTTTCGGAAAATGCTGATTTTGGATCAAAAGATCTGATGTTGCTATCAAATATGTTTCGTTTTTATCTTCATTCTTTTTAAAATCGATTAATGCAGCATCATCTCCAATAAATTGTGTGAAATTAATATTATTTTTTTTATTATTTATTGAGCTATGAAAGTCATTTGATTTTTCAACAATCCTCTCAATTAACTTTTTTTCACCAAGATTTGAAACTTGAAGATGTTTATTTGACATTATAATATATTTGTTTTTGAATATAATAAAATTTTACAATAATTTTAAATGTAATATTTTCAAATTATAGAAAATATAATAAGAATATTTATAAATAGTATTAATTAGTAAACTATAAAACAAAAAACTAACAGGGGGTTGGTGTGAATATGAAACAAAAAAAAGTTTTTTTAAGTATGTTAATACTTATTGGATTAATATTAATATTATCAGATATTAATAGTGTAAATAGTGCAAATGTTAAGAATATAAATGATGTTGATATAGATTCTAATAAAACAGTAGAAATTAAAAACACAAATGCTCCAAAATTCGTGAATAGTCCAAAAACCTATTCAAAATCTCCTAAATACTCTAGAAAAAAAGGATACGAAACCGATAAAAACACTATAAAAACGAAAATAGGAAAAAAATATACATTTATAACCAAATATTTCCTTCCAATGTCTTGGAAAGATGGAGGAAAAAATGGAAAGACCGAATATTGGTATAACTGTCAGTCTATAGTAGTTCAAGGAAAATATATTTATATATATACTTCTGCAGGATATGGATCAAATAAAGGTTTTATTATAAGATATGACACTAAAATAATTGATAAATATAATAAAGGAAAAGGATTATCTAAACTCAGAAAGCTTGGAACCAGTATGAGAAAGGGTTCAAAGCTAACAAAAGAGCAAAAGAGAATTAAAAGTGGTATAAAAATAGGAAAAAAATTTATTGGAGGTCATGGGCAATCTCTTACTTATGATTCAAAAACTAATTCATTATACATGTGGCAAGATAATAATCACGATTCAAATAACTTAAAATTAATGAAAATCAGTTTAAAAACACTTACCCCTTATTTAATCTATAATTTCAAGGCTAAACTTAATAATAAATATATTAAACCATTTCTTAATTTAGCTTTTGATAAAAAAGGAAATTTTTACACAGATAAAACTGTAAAATCTAAAATAAATCCATCAGGATACTCATATATATTTTCTGGAAAATTAAGTGGAAATAAAATCCAGATGAAATTATTAACTATAATAGAGAACCGTCCTGGAACATATCCTCAATCATTAGCTGTAAACAAAAAAAATAATCGGATTTATTTAGTTTCTGATGGAGCAATTTACTCAGCACCTTTAACTAAAATGATAGAAGGAACTTTAACTATGAATGATTTTTATTACACCATATTTTCTACAAAACGTGAATTTGAAGGAATTAGTTTTGATAGATATGGGAAAGCATATTTGCTTATTCTAAGAGGTACCGAGATTTTAAAGGCATCACAAGTGTATTAAATATAATATCCAATTATTTTTAAATAATAATGAGTTTATTTGCTTATTTAATTTTTAAAGCATTATTAACTCTATTTTTAATTATTTCAATAACCAAAGAATCTGCTCCCAAAGGTTCTGTATATATTATTTTTCCATCAAAATCAATCTTTTCAAGGTCATGATGGTGATGATGACCATGCTGATGCTTTTCTTCATGACTATGATCTTCATTACTTGAATGGTGTTTTTCCTCATGACTATGATGTTTAGGGGTATTTTGGTCGTCAGTTGCTTCATCATCGGTTAATCTCAGTATTTTAGGAATATCTCTAGTTGTATGCATTCCATGAGCTAAAAAAACAGGAACTGCAATTATTGTATCGATTTTTGTACCTTTTACTAGTTCATCAAGAGCTTTAGGAATATTAGGTTCATGAATCTCCATATATCCTACATTCACTTTAAAATCAGTTTCTTCTCTAAACATATCAGCTATTTTATTAAAAGTTTCACTAGCCAATGGATGTCTACTTCCATGACTCATTAATAGTATTCCTGTATTTTCTGATGTAAAATTTGGTTCTTTTTCTATCATTATTGCTCTCCTGATTTTTATTAATAAATAAGATAATTATTATTTCAATTTTTTAAAGATGATTTTATATTAATCAATTACATTTTAATATAATTTTTATTTTAATTAAAGTATATTATATATTTTATCAATTTTTCTTTAAAAAAATTTAAAGAATATTAAACTATAAAAATTTAAAATAAATAAAATATAATGAAATATAATAAAAACTAATAAAATTTAATAAAGATTAATATAAAAACATTAAAACTAAAAAATTATAATAAAATAAATAATAAAAAAGGATAAATAGATAAAAATTTAATATGTAAAAATAAATAAAAATATTGAAATTATTTTATTATTCAATAATTTTACTCTCAATTCTATTTTTAATGATATCAATAATTAGATCTTCATCCCCTAGTGGTTCAGTATAGAGAATTTCACCATCAAAATCGACATTATCTCCATGAACATGAACATGATCATGATTATGATTATGGGAATGACCGTGAGAATGATTATGAGAATTTGATTCATTTTCTTCAAGAATACCTAAGATAGTAGGAATGTCTCTAGTAGTATGAACTCCTGGAGCTAAAAATACAGGAACAACAACTAATCTTTCGAAATCAGCTTTATTTATCATTTCATCAATAGCTTGTGAGATTGTAGGTTCACAAAGTTCCATAAAACCTTGTCCAACATGAAATTTAGTTTGATTTTTATATTGATTATAAATATCAGTTATAAACTCTCTGTTATAATTTAATCTACTCCCATGACTAACAAGTAAAACACCTGTTTTTTCTGAGTTTATATCCTTATTTGATTTTTTTATAGCTAATTCCACTTTTTTATTAATGATATCTATAATAACAGGATCAGGGCCAATACAATCGATTAAATCGATTTCTCCAGTAAAGTTTACAGGTTCGGTTTTATTAAGATAATGATCATCAGAATAATTTCCATCAGGGCATCTTGGATCGGTTTCTTTTGGTTCTAAACCTAAAATAATTGGTATATCAATGTTTGTATGAATTCCTGGAGCTAAAAATACTGGCATAGCTATTATTTTTTTTAAATTTTCATTTTTACTGACTAAAATATCAATAGCTTTAGAAATAGAAGGTTCAGCTACCTTCATATATCCAACTTCAGTGTTATATCCTGTTTTAATAACAAATTTATTAGCTATTTCTTTGAAAGTTTCTTCTGCATAGGGTAAACTACTTCCATGACTAATAAGAAGAACTCCAAAATCATCAGGAATTATATTCGATGTTTTCAAGTCATTATTTGTGAAATTAGTATTTTCACTTGACTGGCTTGAATTTAAACCCATATGAAATTACTCCATCATCACCGTCTTCTCTGATTTTTCTAAATACCATTTCAACAGGATCTCCGATTTCAATTTCATCTAAATCACATTCCACAAGTTGAGATGTGAGTTTTGCACCTTCTTCTAATTCAATAATAGCTACTGCATAAGGTGCTATAGTTTTAAAATCATCAGTTGGAGTTTCAACTATTGAAAAGCTATGAATTTTTCCTTTCCCACTAAATTGAATATTTTCTATATTTCCTTTTCTTCTACATTTCGGGCAAATTACCCTTGGGGGAAAGTATACTCCATCACAATTAGTACATTTAGATCCAATAAGGTTATATCTTTGTTGAATATGACGCCAGCTTCTTATAATATCAGACATATAAATTCTCCTATTAATAATGTTAAAATTATTAATTATATTTGTTAGTTTAGTAAAATTTAAGTAAAATTTGATTATTGAAATTGATTATTATATTGTATTAATATTATTATCAATTTTAGTTTATAATAAATAAATATATTCTAAATATATTGTAATAATCATATAAAAATTTATTTATAAAAGTAATTATTTATAAAAGTAATACTTTTACTTGATTTTATAATATCTATTTTAGTTTTTATAATAGATAAAGTTTTTGATATTAAAAATTTTTAATTTATATAAAAATTATTGAAATACTAGTGAAAATACAAAAACTTTTTAAATAGATAGTTGTAATATAAGGAATGTATAGTAATTTGACATTAAATATTACTATAACTTTAATTATATTAAAATTTTTAATATTTATTATATTTACTATTATTGCTCAATTTAAGTGTATTTAATGAATTCGTGATAATTTACGTTTTTAAATGTGTATATTACTTATTATAAATATTTATATCAATTATAAGTTTATATACCTATATTTAAATATTATGTAAAAATTAGTATAAAATTAGTATAAAGTTAATTATTATTTATTTTAATTTCTGGAGGATTATTTATGAGTAACAGTATTTTTGGTGAAGTTTCTGAAATTTTAAAACATATTATGGAGAATCCTAGTGTTCCACGTAATATTAGAAGAGCGGCAGATGAATCAAACACCATTTTGAATAATGAAGAAGAAGATGAAACTGTAAGAGCTAGTGCAGTTATTTTAATTTTAGACGAAATTAGTAACGATCCTAACATACCAATTCACGCAAGAACTCTCATTTGGGAAGTTTTAAGTAAGTTAGAATCTATTAAAACCAACTAATTTCTTTTTTATTAAATTATTTTATTTTTCTAATGTGACAATTGTCACAAAATTATATTTTATTATTTTATTTATTCAACTTATTCTACTATCATTATTCATTATCTATTAGACAATTTCAATTTTTTTATTTATCTCTAATATATTTTTTCTATTTAATTAAATTTTATTTATTTGAAAGCAAAATTATTCAAATTTTGTAAAATATCCCCTAATGATAATTCTATTACCTTCAGATGTTTCATTATCAATTTTACAATCAAATAACATTCTACCATTATTTAATTTAACATCAAATGTTCCAAGATCTTTTATTTTAGATAAATCTTCTTTTTGATTTAACAAAGCTGTAAAAAATTTTCCATCTACTATAATGTTAGACAAATTATAGTTTTCCATAACATTAATTACCTTTCCATTTCCTACTTCTTCTTTCATAAAATCCCTTCATATTTTCTTTAAAATACTTTAAATACCTTAATATATACATACTGTAAATAAAATAATGTATATATATCTGTAAAAAGTATTATTTAATTTTTTCCTAAATAATAAAATTTCTATTATATATCTTTTATGAATATTCTAAAATTAGTAAATATTGTTAAAAAATAAAATATCTAAATAAAAATAAAAAAGAAAATAAAAAGAAATAAAAAGAAAAATTAGAAAGAATTAGATAGATTCAAAGTATGAGATATAAACTGAGTTTTAGCTATATCCTCTACAAACTCAGATAATGAACATGCTTCACTTACATTACTTCCAGTAGATATAACCCCATGTTTCTTTAATATTAAAACATCTTCATTTTTAAGAACATGAGCAGCTGCATCAGCTAATTCTTGACTTCCTGGTTTTTCATAATCAATGTCAGCTAAGTAAGGTGAAGTTATCTTTCCAAATCCTTCAAGTCTTTTTATCCTTTTGTCTGAAAAAGCAAACCCCGTGGCAAAAGGTGAATGAGTGTGAACAATCCCTCCAATATCATTGTTTGCTTTATAAATAGCTAAATGAAGGTTAATTTCAGATGAAGGTGTTCCTTTTGTTAAGTTATTACCATCTATATCTATTAAAACAATATCTTCTTCTTTTATAGATCCAAGAGATCTCATAGTAGGAGTTATAGCTATTATATCCATCCCACTACCTTTAAATCTAGCACTTACATTTCCAGCCTTACCTGAAACTAATTTTCTGTCAAAAAGATATTTTGAAACTTCTATAACACTTCTAATATTATCATTTTTATTCATAATTACACCTTTAGATAATAAATAGTGAGCTAAAATTGTATTAATATTTTAATCAGCTCAGATAAATTTTAATTGTTTATAAACACCTCTATGAAGAACTGGAACTTCTGCACAAGTTGGAAGAATATTATGAACTTTTTGAAACTCTGTTTGTGTCTGAAAAGTTCCAGAATTAATCATGTGAACTCCTTTATAATTTTTATAAGTATTGATATGAACATGACCTGTATGGAAAATATCTGGAATGTTATCAATGACAAGATGATCTTCTAGCTCTGAAGCAAGAGGAGTTCTTTCTCCATAAATTGGTGCAAGATGACGTTTATTTAATAATTCTTCCATAATTAAATCATTCCTTTCATGTGAAAAACCTTTTACAGTAATAGCTATATCATCAAAACCACGTCCATGGTAAATTAAAGTATTCCATCCATCAAGACTTACGATAGAAGGATTACTTACAAATTCAACATTATTAAGTTCATAAAGAGATTTTGCATATTTTTCAGGTATCGCTGGTTGTGGTTCAGCTACTCTTGATGCATCGTGGTTTCCAGGTGAAATAATAATCTTAATATCACTTCTAATATTTCCAAGAAGACGTGCTGCTTCGTCATATTGTTCTGTAATATCTTTAATAGCTAATTCCTTATCTTGGTTTGGATAAACACCTATTCCATCAACTATATCTCCACCAACAATCATATACTTAATATCATTTCCGATTTCTCTCTGTTCTTCAGTTCCATAATCTCCATTTAACCAGTCTGTAAATCTTACAAAAGCATCTTCAAGAAATGTTAAGCTACCAATATGAACATCAGAAGTAAATACAGCTGAAAAATCCATTGATTTTTGAGCTATTCTTGGAACACCTGGTTGAATGATTTGAGTAGCAATAGCTAAATCTCCTTTCCTTTCAGCAATTAAACCAATAATTTCATCTTTAACAAGTTTTTCTGACTGTCTAAATAATTCATGATTATCTTTATGGAAGAGAACACTTATTTCATCTGTATCATCTTCAAATACAATAATTCTATGTCCATTTTTTGTGGTTCTAATCTCTCTAACCATTAAAATTAGGTTTAAATCTGTTGCTTTTTCTTCAAGATCATTTATTTTTTGATATGCTTTAAGTTCTGGTCTTCGAGAGAGAATATTTGACAATTTATCATATCTATTTTTGAAATATGTAATTAAATTCCCAATTTCCCCACTAGTATAAGATTTTTTACTAGTATCTTGAAGTATCTCAAAATCATAGTCTATTGTAGATTCTTTAGAATTTCTTTTACATTTAGAAGCTTCAAATTTCTTAACTTCGATTTCAGTTGGAATATCTTGAGGATTATAATCATCAATATTTTTAACAGTCCCATCAGTAACTTTATCAATTTTATCTATTTCACCCATTTCACCCAGTTCATCAATAGAATTATGATTAGAATCAGTAAAATCAGTAGAAATAGTAGAAATAGTATCAACAATAGAAGAATTAGGACCTGAAGAACAAATAGGTTTTTTAATATTGTTCACTTTATAACTATCATTATCAATTTCGTTTTCTCCAATAGTATTTTCATCAACATTATTATCCTGTTTTTCATTATGAATAAGAGTTTTTTGAGATTTAGAAATTGAATTTTCACCACCATCATGTGATGGAAGATCTAAGCCTAAGGTTTTTATAAATTCTTCAACTATTACAGCATCTAAAGAAATTAAATCATTTTTAGAAAATTCTTGACTCTTTAATCTAACAATGAGTGATGATGAAAAGTCTAAAGGATCTTCTAATCCATTGATTAAATCATAAGCTTTTGGAGATAAATTAATATCTTTTTTGGCAAATTTAAAAAGAACTTCTGTTGTCATTTATATCTATCTTAAATAATTTTATTTTAAATCTTATTTGATGTGATTAATATATAATGTATTAAAATATATAATGTATTAAAGTAATTAATAAATTAATAAATTTAACATATCATCTTATTTAATATATTTATTTATTCTGTTTAATGTATTTATCGTGTTAATGTATTTATTCTATTTATTTATCACTATCATTGTATTATTTTTTA includes:
- a CDS encoding DNA-directed DNA polymerase II small subunit, producing MTTEVLFKFAKKDINLSPKAYDLINGLEDPLDFSSSLIVRLKSQEFSKNDLISLDAVIVEEFIKTLGLDLPSHDGGENSISKSQKTLIHNEKQDNNVDENTIGENEIDNDSYKVNNIKKPICSSGPNSSIVDTISTISTDFTDSNHNSIDELGEMGEIDKIDKVTDGTVKNIDDYNPQDIPTEIEVKKFEASKCKRNSKESTIDYDFEILQDTSKKSYTSGEIGNLITYFKNRYDKLSNILSRRPELKAYQKINDLEEKATDLNLILMVREIRTTKNGHRIIVFEDDTDEISVLFHKDNHELFRQSEKLVKDEIIGLIAERKGDLAIATQIIQPGVPRIAQKSMDFSAVFTSDVHIGSLTFLEDAFVRFTDWLNGDYGTEEQREIGNDIKYMIVGGDIVDGIGVYPNQDKELAIKDITEQYDEAARLLGNIRSDIKIIISPGNHDASRVAEPQPAIPEKYAKSLYELNNVEFVSNPSIVSLDGWNTLIYHGRGFDDIAITVKGFSHERNDLIMEELLNKRHLAPIYGERTPLASELEDHLVIDNIPDIFHTGHVHINTYKNYKGVHMINSGTFQTQTEFQKVHNILPTCAEVPVLHRGVYKQLKFI
- a CDS encoding UPF0147 family protein; translated protein: MSNSIFGEVSEILKHIMENPSVPRNIRRAADESNTILNNEEEDETVRASAVILILDEISNDPNIPIHARTLIWEVLSKLESIKTN
- the rfbC gene encoding dTDP-4-dehydrorhamnose 3,5-epimerase encodes the protein MKKFNFIKTSIEGIFIIEPTIFGDERGYFLETYHKKEFEENGLNVNFVQDNQSKSTKGVLRGLHFQYTQPQGKLVRVIKGEVFDVAVDLRKDSTTYGEYISVILSEKNKKQFYIPPGFAHGFLVLSDEAEFTYKCTDFYNGPDEGGIIWNDPEIGIKWPLNENEMILSEKDMKWKSLSETPTDF
- the cfbA gene encoding sirohydrochlorin nickelochelatase, whose amino-acid sequence is MIEKEPNFTSENTGILLMSHGSRHPLASETFNKIADMFREETDFKVNVGYMEIHEPNIPKALDELVKGTKIDTIIAVPVFLAHGMHTTRDIPKILRLTDDEATDDQNTPKHHSHEEKHHSSNEDHSHEEKHQHGHHHHHDLEKIDFDGKIIYTEPLGADSLVIEIIKNRVNNALKIK
- a CDS encoding class II aldolase/adducin family protein, translating into MNKNDNIRSVIEVSKYLFDRKLVSGKAGNVSARFKGSGMDIIAITPTMRSLGSIKEEDIVLIDIDGNNLTKGTPSSEINLHLAIYKANNDIGGIVHTHSPFATGFAFSDKRIKRLEGFGKITSPYLADIDYEKPGSQELADAAAHVLKNEDVLILKKHGVISTGSNVSEACSLSEFVEDIAKTQFISHTLNLSNSF
- the thiL gene encoding thiamine-phosphate kinase; its protein translation is MSNKHLQVSNLGEKKLIERIVEKSNDFHSSINNKKNNINFTQFIGDDAALIDFKKNEDKNETYLIATSDLLIQNQHFPKQMSYFQMGWKAVTVNVSDLAAMGAKPTGILINLAIPKNLKLSYFDEIIDGILNACYYYKIPLIGGDTNQADQIIISGTALGKTKKQNTLKKYGFKKGDLIGITGELGLAALGFEILKEENIKIIKNGLKNKEISQAIIDLAIEKVLKPKARLNEGIILNKFASSATDITDGLASELYELFDADKRNNKDSNLGLRIYEDKIANEPIFKEIYKISKFLNKDILDLIFHVGEDFEVLFTFNNNNKEYSNIYNNFGSDYIIIGEINNSNRVEIEYSNEKIEKLSPKGYEHLSND
- a CDS encoding Zn-ribbon domain-containing OB-fold protein, with translation MSDIIRSWRHIQQRYNLIGSKCTNCDGVYFPPRVICPKCRRKGNIENIQFSGKGKIHSFSIVETPTDDFKTIAPYAVAIIELEEGAKLTSQLVECDLDEIEIGDPVEMVFRKIREDGDDGVISYGFKFKPVK
- the cfbA gene encoding sirohydrochlorin nickelochelatase, with protein sequence MGLNSSQSSENTNFTNNDLKTSNIIPDDFGVLLISHGSSLPYAEETFKEIANKFVIKTGYNTEVGYMKVAEPSISKAIDILVSKNENLKKIIAMPVFLAPGIHTNIDIPIILGLEPKETDPRCPDGNYSDDHYLNKTEPVNFTGEIDLIDCIGPDPVIIDIINKKVELAIKKSNKDINSEKTGVLLVSHGSRLNYNREFITDIYNQYKNQTKFHVGQGFMELCEPTISQAIDEMINKADFERLVVVPVFLAPGVHTTRDIPTILGILEENESNSHNHSHGHSHNHNHDHVHVHGDNVDFDGEILYTEPLGDEDLIIDIIKNRIESKIIE
- the amrS gene encoding AmmeMemoRadiSam system radical SAM enzyme, translating into MIVESILYDKIDKNIDRNIKNIDEFIKEESSKNVQCNVCNHRCKIADNKYGFCLTRKNRHGTLYSCNFASISSQGIDPIEKKPLYHFLPGSLSYSLGGFGCNMRCLNCQNYIISQNLVKNRKAIEIFPEKAVENAISNNCQSISWTYNEPTMYLEYTLETALLSHKKGLKNIYVSNGYMSEKALELLIPKIDAFNIDLKSMNNEFYKDICQATLDPILDNLKVIYKNKKHLEITNLLISDFNDSNELITSLTEFIANELGKKVPIHFSRFFPHYKMEDVPPTEINKLMRAKEIAIESGLKYVYLGNVPSDQSTYCPNCNELLIERNNYNTINKRKIKDNKCVNCGEKLNIVF